Proteins encoded within one genomic window of Eleutherodactylus coqui strain aEleCoq1 chromosome 1, aEleCoq1.hap1, whole genome shotgun sequence:
- the LOC136606491 gene encoding taste receptor type 2 member 39-like, whose amino-acid sequence MDDPLTLSIGYHILILAVGLSFLAGFLINVFIVAVNISEWKKGRMISTADKVMTSLGISRMVFQVTCLLNVFHDIYFYRRSVLFFASVLFLELSSVYSSIWLSTLLSVIFFLKISTLHNPFFLRLKILVLNRVLLLIVASIVVSISFASVHGWMDTFKIPHNSTQETYFNVYTGLNVLTFIFGCSGPLLTYFISSVLLIICLYHHVSRMRSGRHRTSHLDTYYKTIKFTGFSLLSSTVYIIIELTYLYWYDAFGLLGVYFIWQIFPTLHSIYLIYVTTKLRIQVSNMVHMLRRQCGDPEAPVETVFQ is encoded by the coding sequence ATGGATGACCCTTTGACTCTATCCATAGGATATCACATCCTCATCTTGGCAGTAGGACTTTCCTTTCTGGCCGGATTTCTCatcaatgtatttattgtagctgtgaacatctccgAGTGGAAGAAAGGAAGAATGATATCCACAGCTGACAAAGTTATGACCTCCCTCGGGATTTCCAGGATGGTCTTCCAGGTCACATGCCTGCTGAATGTTTTTCATGACATTTACTTCTATAGAAGAAGTGTATTATTTTTTGCATCAGTTTTGTTTCTTGAGTTGTCTTCCGTCTACTCCAGCATCTGGTTGTCCACTCTGCTCTCTGTCATCTTCTTCTTGAAGATCTCAACCTTACACAACCCCTTCTTCTTACGACTGAAGATCCTTGTGTTGAATAGAGTCCTCCTTCTGATTGTGGCATCCATTGTGGTGTCCATCAGCTTTGCTTCCGTCCATGGTTGGATGGATACCTTCAAAATCCCTCATAACTCAACCCAGGAGACATATTTCAATGTCTACACTGGCTTGAACGTCCTAACTTTCATATTTGGGTGCAGCGGACCTCTTCTCACCTATTTCATTTCCTCAGTTCTGCTCATTATCTGTCTTTACCATCATGTGAGTCGAATGAGATCCGGAAGGCATAGAACAAGTCATCTGGATACTTACTACAAGACAATCAAGTTCACCGGATTCTCCCTTTTGAGCTCCACTGTCTATATCATCATTGAGCTGACTTATTTATACTGGTATGATGCATTTGGCTTATTGGGAGTTTACTTTATTTGGCAGATTTTTCCCACCCTCCATTCCATCTATCTGATCTATGTGACGACTAAGCTAAGGATTCAGGTCTCCAATATGGTCCACATGCTGAGGAGACAATGTGGTGACCCAGAAGCTCCAGTGGAGACAGTCTTCCAGTAA